The following are encoded in a window of Pseudomonas sp. JQ170C genomic DNA:
- a CDS encoding ABC transporter ATP-binding protein, translating into MLDLPGSPDPVPGPAPAVADRLSWAEIRRLALHHKKALWIANGVAVLAALCSVPIPLLLPLLVDEVLLGHGDAALKWMNQFLPANWQVAAGYIGLMLVVTLGLRCAALAFNVVQAKLFAGLAKDIVYRLRIRLIERLKRISLKEYESLGSGTVTTHLVTDLDTLDKFVGETLSRFLVAMLTLTGTAAILIWMHWQLAMLILLFNPLVIFATVQLGKRVKHLKKLENDSTSRFTQALTETLDAIQEIRASNRQGYFLGRLGMRAQEVRNYAVASQWKSDASGRASGLLFQFGIDIFRAAAMLTVLFSDLSIGQMLAVFSYLWFMIGPVEQLLNLQYAYYAAGGALSRLNELLARADEPQYPGGVDPFKGRDTVGIEVQGLRFAYADEPVLDQLNLSIAPGEKVAIVGASGGGKSTLVQLLLGLYSAQAGTIRFGGSTLQDIGLETLREHVAVVLQHPSLFNDTVRANLTMGRDSSDEACWQALNIAQLDTTIAALPHGLDTVVGRSGVRLSGGQRQRLAIARMVLAEPKVVILDEATSALDAATEYNLHLALTRFLSARTTLIIAHRLSAVKQADRVLVFDGGHVAEDGDHQQLIAGGGLYAKLYGHLQQS; encoded by the coding sequence GGGGCCTGCCCCCGCCGTTGCCGATCGTTTGAGCTGGGCGGAAATCCGCCGCCTGGCCCTGCATCATAAAAAAGCCTTGTGGATTGCCAATGGCGTTGCTGTGTTGGCGGCGTTGTGCAGTGTGCCCATTCCGTTGCTGTTGCCCCTGCTGGTGGACGAAGTCCTGCTAGGCCACGGTGATGCCGCGCTCAAGTGGATGAATCAGTTCCTCCCCGCCAACTGGCAGGTAGCGGCCGGCTATATCGGCCTGATGCTGGTGGTAACCCTGGGACTGCGGTGCGCCGCGTTGGCTTTCAACGTGGTTCAGGCCAAGTTGTTCGCGGGCCTGGCCAAAGATATCGTCTATCGCCTGCGCATTCGTCTGATTGAGCGGCTCAAGCGAATTTCGCTCAAAGAGTATGAAAGCCTGGGCAGCGGTACGGTAACGACGCACCTGGTTACCGACCTGGATACCCTCGACAAGTTTGTCGGCGAAACCTTGAGCCGCTTCCTGGTGGCCATGCTGACCCTGACCGGCACCGCCGCCATCCTGATCTGGATGCACTGGCAACTGGCGATGCTGATCCTGTTGTTCAACCCCCTGGTGATCTTCGCCACTGTGCAGTTGGGCAAGCGGGTCAAGCATCTGAAGAAGCTGGAAAACGACAGCACCTCGCGCTTCACCCAGGCCCTGACGGAAACCCTGGACGCCATTCAGGAAATCCGTGCCAGCAACCGCCAGGGCTACTTCCTGGGGCGCCTGGGCATGCGTGCCCAGGAGGTCCGCAATTATGCGGTGGCCTCGCAGTGGAAAAGCGATGCCAGTGGCCGGGCCAGCGGTTTGCTCTTCCAGTTCGGTATCGACATCTTCCGCGCGGCGGCGATGCTTACCGTGTTGTTTTCCGACCTGTCCATCGGCCAGATGCTGGCGGTGTTCAGCTACCTGTGGTTCATGATTGGCCCGGTCGAGCAACTGCTCAATCTGCAATACGCCTATTACGCTGCAGGCGGTGCCTTGAGCCGTCTCAACGAGCTGCTGGCGCGTGCCGACGAGCCACAGTATCCAGGGGGTGTCGACCCGTTCAAGGGGCGCGACACGGTGGGTATCGAGGTTCAGGGCTTGCGCTTTGCCTACGCCGATGAGCCGGTACTTGACCAGTTGAATCTGTCGATCGCTCCCGGCGAGAAGGTGGCGATTGTCGGCGCCAGTGGTGGCGGCAAGAGCACCCTGGTGCAGTTGCTGCTCGGGCTCTACAGCGCCCAGGCGGGCACCATTCGCTTTGGTGGCTCGACCTTGCAGGACATTGGCCTGGAAACCCTGCGTGAGCATGTGGCCGTGGTGCTGCAGCATCCGTCGCTGTTCAACGACACCGTTCGCGCCAACCTCACCATGGGGCGAGACAGCAGCGACGAGGCCTGCTGGCAGGCACTCAATATCGCCCAGCTCGACACCACTATCGCCGCCTTGCCCCACGGGCTGGATACCGTGGTCGGACGCTCGGGCGTACGCCTGTCCGGTGGCCAGCGCCAGCGCCTGGCCATTGCGCGGATGGTGCTGGCCGAGCCCAAGGTGGTGATTCTCGACGAGGCGACGTCGGCCCTGGATGCCGCCACCGAGTACAACCTGCACCTGGCACTGACGCGTTTCCTCAGTGCGCGCACCACGCTGATCATTGCCCACCGATTGTCGGCGGTGAAACAGGCCGACCGCGTGCTGGTGTTCGATGGTGGACACGTGGCCGAGGATGGCGATCACCAGCAGTTGATCGCCGGTGGTGGCTTATACGCCAAGCTGTATGGGCAT